Part of the Flavobacterium okayamense genome, TAAAACCTTGTTTTTTGTAGGCTTCTAATCCTAAAACATCGCGCATAGCCGAAGCTTTACTCGCTTCATATGCTTTTTCATAATCAAACCCTTTAATGCCTTTTACCATCGCATCGGCAATTACCGAAACTGAATGATAACCAATCATACAATCGGTTTCATTGGAAGCCAATTCCCAAACAGGTAATCTTCCACCTTGTTCATATTGTTTAATGAAAGTATTGATGTAATCGGCAGTACGCTTTTTATCAATCAACGTATACAATGGGTGTGCAGCTCTAAAGGTATCCCAAAGTGAAAAAACTGTATAATAATCGAATCCTTCTGCTTGGTGAATTTGGTTGTCTCTACCGCGATATTTTCCATCGATATCTTGTGCGATGTTCGGTTGTATCATCGTATGATATAAAGCCGTATAGAAAATCGCTAATTTGTCTTTGTCATCAGAAGTGACTTCAATTTTAGATAATTCTTTGTTCCAAAGTGCAATAGCTGCTTTATGTGTTTTATCGAAATCCCAATGTTTAATTTCGGAACTATTCAATTTGGCTCCTTCATAACCCGTTGGAGAAAGCGACACTTTTACTAAAATTTTTTCGCCTTTTTTGACTTGTTTTGAAAAACTTAAAGCCAATTCAACGCCTTCATAAACTTTTCCTTCGCTTTTATAATTGGTCTTTTCTTTGTTGATTTTCATTGGAACATTAAACTCAATTCGAGCGTAAACGTATTGATTGGTTGCCCAAGCTTCGCTTCTTCGAAATACTTCAATGGTTTTATTATCAATGACTCTAATTCTTCCTTCTAATAATTTATCACGATGGTTTAAATCGAGAATAATATTCGCTTGTCCAGCTCTATTAAAAGTATATTCATGAAAACCGACACGAGTTGAAGTGGTTAAACGCACATCGATGTTGTATTTGTCTAATTTCACGCTGTAAAATCCAGTAGAGGCATTTTCATTAGCATGTGAAAATGACGAAGAATACACTTTATTATCGAACGAAGGTTCGCCCATGGTTGGCATTAACATAATATCGCCATAATCGGAAACGCCTGTTCCGTTTAAATGCGTATGAGAAAACCCATAAATCACAGTATCGGAATAATGATAACCCGAACAACCATCCCAACTACCATCTATACGTGTATCTGGAGATAATTGTACCATTCCGTAAGGCACTGTTGCGCCAGGAAACGTATGGCCGTGACCGCCTGTTCCAATAAATGGATTAACGTGTTTGGCAAAGTCTTGTGCAAAAAGAAAACTTGATGAAAAAAATAGTATATAGAAAAACTTCTTCATTTTACAGTTTTTTAGAAACTATAAAATTGGTGATTTTCTGTAAAGATTACAATTAACTGGGATAAAATAATTGTATTTGTGATGAAATGAATTCAATAATGAGACTTCTCGACTTCGCTCGAAGTGACACAAAGTATTTCAAAATTTTTGTTCGGAATGACAATTACACAGCTAAAACTCCACGACGAGCGATAACCGGCAAATCGGTTTGGGCTTTTTCGTTGATGCTATTGGTTTTGAAAAGGAATTTTTTATCGTACAATTTCCCATCAAGGAAATACGTAACCATAAATTCATTGTTCAATTGTAAAACATTGTTTTCTAGCAATTCCACTTTTACAGCTGTTTGCGGTGCAACTTCTTTAAAAGCGTGACGAAAGGTTGCTGTTTTACGATTTTCACCATTAATTAATCCGTATGCGCGTGAAACTACCATTGCCATTTCCAATGTTTGTTCGGTTTCATTCAATAAATAGGCATACCAAGAGTTTTCCTGAAAATCATCGTTCCACTCTTGTATAGCAACGATTTGAACACCTTCTACTTTAGGAATAATAATATCTTTTTTCATATATAAGTCGAAAGTCAAATGTCAAAAGTTATAAAGTAATCTTGAAACTTTAAAACTTTCAACTTTAGACTAAAAAATTATAAACTTGATTTAAATTGCTCTAAGAAACGTACATCGTTTTCATAGAACATACGAATATCACCAATTTGGTACAACAACATTGCAATACGTTCGATTCCCATACCAAAAGCAAAACCTGTATATTCATCTGGATTGATGCCGCAGTTTTTCAAAACATTAGGATCTACCATTCCACAACCCATAATTTCTAACCAACCTGTTCCTTTTGTGATTCGGTAATCGATCTCATTGTTCAATCCCCAATAAATATCCACCTCAGCACTTGGCTCCGTAAAAGGAAAATAAGACGGACGTAAACGAATTTTAGATTTACCGAACATTTCTTTAGTGAAATACAATAATGTCTGCTTTAAATCGGCAAAAGAAACGTCTTTATCAATGTATAAACCTTCTACTTGGTGGAAAATACAGTGCGAACGCGATGAAATATCTTCATTACGGAAAACTCTTCCTGGAGAAATCGTACGAATAGGCGGTTGATTATTTTCCATATAACGCACTTGTACAGATGATGTGTGTGTACGCAATAAAATATCAGGATTGGTTTGAATAAAAAACGTATCCTGCATATCTCTCGCTGGATGATATTCAGGTAAATTTAATGCGGTAAAATTGTGCCAATCGTCTTCAATTTCTGGACCTTCCGACACGTTGAAACCAACATTTGAAAAAATATCGATGATTTGATTTTTAACAATCGAAATTGGATGACGAGAACCTAAATTTAAAGGTTCACCCGGACGCGTTACATCGCCGTAAATTCCTTTAGCAACTTCTTTGCTTTCTAATTGCTCTTGCAAAGCAGAAACTTTTTCTTCAGCTGAAGTTTTTAACTGATTAATTACTTGTCCAAATTCTTTTTTCATTTCATTTGGAACATTCTTAAAGTCAGCAAAAAGATCTCTTAAAACTCCTTTGCTTCCCAAGTATTTAATACGGAATTCTTCTACTTTCTCTTTGTTGTCGGCATGAAAAGCTTTTACTTCCTCAATATGACTTTTAATCTTATCTATCATGACATTCGTTCTGAAAGGTGCAAATTTAATCTTTTTTAGTGACAAGTAAAAAGTAATTAGTGATTAGCATAAAGTGTTTAAACGAAAAGCTAATTACTTATCACTCTTCACTAATTACTTTTTACTTGATTAACTCTTTTTCAAGGAAATAATTTACAATGGCTTCTTTCATTAAAATGGTTTGTTCACCAGCTTTTAAAGGTGGTAATTCCTCTTTAACTTTGTAATGTGGCCAACCGTCGTTATCGAAAAAATCAAATTCGTAATAACCATAAGGTTCCAATAATCGGCAAATGGCAATGTGCATTAAATTGACTTTTTCGTCTTTTTTAAATGCTTGTTTGAATTTTCCTAGTTCTTGAATTCCGATTAAATAGATAATGCCATCTAAATCGAGTTCATCACCATCGGCAAATTTTTCTGAAAGTATTTTGACCACGCTTTCCCAGCGCTCTTTTAATTGTTCGTCTCTAGACATTTTATAAAATTATGAATTATGAATTATGAGTTTTGAGTTCATTATTCAAAAAATGAACTGCAAAGATACGTTTGAAATTTCAAGTTGAAAAAAACTTTTACCTTTGGACTTTTACCTTTTAACTTAATTTATGAGTTTTATCGATATCATTTTTGCTGTTTTATTGTGTATTGCCTTGTATAAAGGAATTAAAAATGGACTTTTTGTTGAACTGGCTTCTTTAGTTGCTTTAGTAGTTGGAATTTTTGTAGCGATTAAATTCTCCTATTTAATAAAAGAAATATTAGAAACCAAAGTAAGTTGGGAGCCTAAATACATTGAAATAACCGCTTTTGCTTTAACTTTTTTGATTGTGGTAGTTGTCATTCATCTTTCGGCTAAGTTATTGACTAAAATAGCTGATTTTGCGTATTTAGGCTGGTTAAACAAATTAGCTGGTGCGGTTTTTAGCTGTTTAAAAACAATTCTAATGTTGAGCATTGTGATTCTTTTTTTTGAAAAGATAAACCTCAACAATATGTTGGTAAAGAAAGAAACGCTAGACGAATCTATTTTTTATAATCCAACAAAAGAAATCTCGTCTTTTTTATATCCAAAGATTGAGGAATGGTATACGGATATAAGTGAAAAGGCAAAAGGTGAAAGTGAAAAGGATGAAGTTGAAAACACTGAAAAACTATAATTGAAAATTATCATAATGAGAACAAATAAATACTCATCTTGTCAAATAATTGTATCTGTAATCAGTATTGCTATTTTAATTTGTTCTTTTACTCAGCCCGCTTTTTATATTGATAGACAAGGGAGTCAAGATGCTTGGTCTAACAGTTTATTTTTATTTTTTTTAGGTTGGCTATTTCTACTAGGAGGAGGCTTGATACCCTTTTTAATTTGGCTTGCAAACCCTATATATTTTTTGTCATTAGCTTTATCACTTAAAGGCAAAAAAATCGGAATTTACTTAAGTTTAGTTTCGGTAATACTCGCAATAATTTTTTCTCTATTGGAATCTATAATAACAAGCGAATCTGGTGCTCATTCTAAAATAGTTTCGCTTGAATTAGGATACAAACTTTGGCTAACAAGTTTTTTGGTCTTGTCGTTTGGGACAATTATCTGTAAATATTTTAATGACGATTCTAATTCTCAAAATCTTTAATCACCGCCACAACCACCACATCCGCCGCCGCATGAACTACCGCATGAACTACAACTAGATCCGCAGGTAGAATGTTGGATGTTGTTATTTACATGCATATAGTTTTTAGCCATTTCTAAAAAAGTCACAGATAATAATGAAGTCCCTAAAAGAAAATAATTCCAATTCCATGAAGAATATTCAGATTTATTCTTTGAAATAATTTGTTTTTTATAATAATTCGGAATTAGACTTGATGTCATTTTATTTTTTAAAACTGTTAAAAAAATATATGAAATTACTACTATAATTATAGTTATCACTAAAAGTAAAATGATTTGCTTTCCTCTAGTTAAACCAATTATAATTCTTGATAATGCAAGTGAAATAAAAAAACCTAAAACACACAAATTAATTATAAATAACTTCATAAAACTAGTAGACTTTTCGACTACATCCTTTATGCTTAGCACACTTCTTGAGACACAATTTAAAATAGGCTTACTTAATAAATTATCTAACAATAACTTATAATTTATACTTCTATATTCTTTAACTGTATTTAAAACTATTTTTGCAATTATATCATTAGTCTCTAAATTATCATCTACAAATTCAATAGTTTCATTTTTTCCTGTTTTTAAGTTTTTACTCACAATCATATAATTTACATAACCATGTATTACAAATTTTAATTGATTGTAATCCATAAAAACAAGTTCGTTTGATGAAAGGTTTTGAATAATAAAATTGTCCTTTATTCTGTTTAAAATATCATCTAGTTTTTTATTATTAAATATATTTAATAGAATAATCGATATTACAAACAAACTAATAAGTACAATTAAGAAATATGGGTTGTTTATTGAGATAAATATTTTTTTAAAAAAAAGAACATTAAATACCGTTAAAATAAATATACCTAAAACACCATAAATTAAACTTAATTGAAAATTATATTTCGAAGCTTTTAAATCAAAAATCTGATCAATTGAATTATATTCCCAAAATTCTTTAGGTTGCTCTCCAAAATTTTGCTCGTAAAGCTCTTTTGTTTTTTTTCTAGCAGATGAAAATATTTCGTTTTCTTCTTTTTTATGAGTAGATGGTATATGATTTATCTGTTTTCCTAGAATTTTACAAAAGTCAGTGTATGATTCTGTAAAAATTAAATGCTGATGCCATACAATATCAACAATTTCGGAAGGAGAAACCATAACGCCTGAAGTTGCAGCCAAAAACATAAATTTCTTATATTCTTCGATTGCCTTTTTGGTGTAAGCTTCAGTCCAATAATTTTCATAAGCTAAACGAGTTGAAAAACTATATTCAGACAAAGGAAAGTCAAAATCAAATTTTTCAATTTCATGCCACAAAGTTGTGTTCATTTAGATAATTTTATTATCAAAAGTAGAAAAAATTACTCCTTCAATTCTTTAATCGCATCTTTTTTAATCCAACCTTCGGTTTTATCGGTTAGCTGAATGCGTTTCCAGTTATCGAGTTCTTCTTTTACAAACACTTTTGTTCCTTCGTGTAGTTCAAAAGCATT contains:
- the pheS gene encoding phenylalanine--tRNA ligase subunit alpha; the encoded protein is MIDKIKSHIEEVKAFHADNKEKVEEFRIKYLGSKGVLRDLFADFKNVPNEMKKEFGQVINQLKTSAEEKVSALQEQLESKEVAKGIYGDVTRPGEPLNLGSRHPISIVKNQIIDIFSNVGFNVSEGPEIEDDWHNFTALNLPEYHPARDMQDTFFIQTNPDILLRTHTSSVQVRYMENNQPPIRTISPGRVFRNEDISSRSHCIFHQVEGLYIDKDVSFADLKQTLLYFTKEMFGKSKIRLRPSYFPFTEPSAEVDIYWGLNNEIDYRITKGTGWLEIMGCGMVDPNVLKNCGINPDEYTGFAFGMGIERIAMLLYQIGDIRMFYENDVRFLEQFKSSL
- a CDS encoding CvpA family protein, translated to MSFIDIIFAVLLCIALYKGIKNGLFVELASLVALVVGIFVAIKFSYLIKEILETKVSWEPKYIEITAFALTFLIVVVVIHLSAKLLTKIADFAYLGWLNKLAGAVFSCLKTILMLSIVILFFEKINLNNMLVKKETLDESIFYNPTKEISSFLYPKIEEWYTDISEKAKGESEKDEVENTEKL
- a CDS encoding glycine-rich domain-containing protein; its protein translation is MNTTLWHEIEKFDFDFPLSEYSFSTRLAYENYWTEAYTKKAIEEYKKFMFLAATSGVMVSPSEIVDIVWHQHLIFTESYTDFCKILGKQINHIPSTHKKEENEIFSSARKKTKELYEQNFGEQPKEFWEYNSIDQIFDLKASKYNFQLSLIYGVLGIFILTVFNVLFFKKIFISINNPYFLIVLISLFVISIILLNIFNNKKLDDILNRIKDNFIIQNLSSNELVFMDYNQLKFVIHGYVNYMIVSKNLKTGKNETIEFVDDNLETNDIIAKIVLNTVKEYRSINYKLLLDNLLSKPILNCVSRSVLSIKDVVEKSTSFMKLFIINLCVLGFFISLALSRIIIGLTRGKQIILLLVITIIIVVISYIFLTVLKNKMTSSLIPNYYKKQIISKNKSEYSSWNWNYFLLGTSLLSVTFLEMAKNYMHVNNNIQHSTCGSSCSSCGSSCGGGCGGCGGD